One Neomonachus schauinslandi chromosome 9, ASM220157v2, whole genome shotgun sequence DNA segment encodes these proteins:
- the ISLR2 gene encoding immunoglobulin superfamily containing leucine-rich repeat protein 2, with product MVPLRALWLAWALLGVAGACPEPCACVDKYAHQFADCAYKELREVPEGLPANVTTLSLSANKITVLRRGAFADVTQVTSLWLAHNEVRTVEPGALAVLSQLKNLDLSHNLISSFPWSDLRNLSALQLLKMNHNRLGSLPRDALGALPDLRSLRINNNRLRTLAPGTFDALSALSHLQLYHNPFHCGCSLVWLQAWAASTRVSLPEPDSIACASPPALQGVPVHRLPALSCVPPSVRLSAEPPPEAPGSPWPAGLALRLHCVAEGHPTPRLQWRLQIPGGTIVLEPPVLSGEDNGDGAEAGEEEGDGDGPTQTEAPTPTPAPAWPAPPANPRFLALTNGSLLVPLLSAKEAGVYTCRAHNELGANSTSLRVAVAAAGPPKHAPGAGGDSEGQAPTSERKSTAKGRGNSVLPSKPEGKIKGQGLARVSALGETEAGPEEEEAGEGEEAEDQVSADPVEEQRCGHGDPSRYVSNHAFNQSAELKQHVFELGVIALDVAEREARVQLTPLAARWGSGPGGAVGAGRPGRRPLRLLYLCPAGGGAAVQWSRVEEGVNAYWFRGLRPGTNYSVCLALAGEACHVQVVFATKKELPSLLVIVAVSVFLLVLATVPLLGAACCHLLAKHPGKPYRLILRPQAPDPMEKRIAADFDPRASYLESEKSYPAGGEADVVEPEEAPGEGLDEDAEQGDPGGDLQREESLAACSLAESQSKANQEEFEAGSEYSDRLPLGAEAVNIAQEINGNYRQTAG from the coding sequence ATGGTGCCCTTGCGGGCTCTGTGGCTGGCCTGGGCTCTGCTAGGAGTGGCCGGAGCGTGCCCAGAGCCGTGCGCCTGCGTGGACAAGTACGCGCACCAGTTCGCCGACTGCGCGTACAAGGAGTTGCGCGAGGTGCCGGAAGGACTGCCGGCCAACGTGACCACGCTTAGTCTGTCGGCCAACAAGATCACCGTGCTGCGACGTGGGGCCTTCGCCGACGTCACGCAGGTCACGTCGCTGTGGCTGGCGCACAATGAGGTGCGCACCGTGGAGCCGGGCGCCCTAGCGGTGCTGAGCCAGCTCAAGAACCTCGATCTGAGCCACAACCTCATATCCAGCTTTCCGTGGAGCGACCTTCGTAACCTGAGCGCGCTGCAGCTGCTCAAAATGAACCACAATCGTTTGGGCTCGCTGCCCCGGGACGCTCTCGGTGCGCTGCCCGACCTGCGCTCTCTGCGCATCAACAACAACCGCCTGCGCACGCTGGCTCCTGGCACCTTCGACGCGTTAAGCGCGCTGTCCCATCTGCAACTCTATCACAACCCTTTCCACTGCGGTTGCAGCCTTGTGTGGCTGCAGGCCTGGGCCGCAAGCACCAGGGTCTCCTTACCGGAGCCCGACTCCATCGCGTGCGCCTCGCCGCCCGCGCTGCAGGGGGTGCCGGTGCACCGCCTGCCCGCCCTGTCCTGTGTACCGCCCAGCGTGCGTCTGAGTGCTGAGCCGCCGCCTGAGGCTCCGGGCAGCCCCTGGCCCGCCGGCCTGGCGCTGAGACTACACTGCGTCGCCGAAGGACACCCCACACCCCGCCTGCAGTGGCGACTTCAGATCCCGGGCGGCACCATAGTCTTAGAGCCTCCCGTCCTGAGCGGGGAGGACAACGGGGATGGGGCGGAAGccggggaggaggaaggagatggggacGGGCCCACGCAGACGGAGGCCCCAACCCCGACTCCAGCACCCGCTTGGCCCGCGCCCCCTGCCAACCCACGCTTCCTGGCCCTCACAAACGGTTCCCTGTTGGTGCCCCTCCTGAGTGCCAAGGAAGCAGGCGTCTACACCTGCCGTGCCCACAATGAGCTGGGCGCCAACTCCACGTCACTGCGCGTGGCAGTGGCGGCCGCTGGGCCCCCAAAGCACGCTCCTGGCGCTGGCGGAGACTCTGAAGGGCAGGCGCCCACTTCTGAGCGCAAGTCCACAGCCAAAGGCCGGGGCAACAGCGTTCTACCCTCCAAGCCCGAGGGCAAAATCAAAGGCCAAGGCCTGGCCCGGGTGAGCGCCCTCGGGGAGACGGAGGCGGggccggaggaggaggaggcaggtgagggagaggaagcagaagacCAGGTCTCTGCGGATCCGGTGGAGGAGCAACGCTGTGGCCACGGGGACCCCTCGCGGTACGTGTCCAACCACGCCTTCAACCAGAGCGCCGAGCTCAAGCAGCACGTCTTTGAGCTGGGTGTCATCGCGCTGGACGTGGCGGAGCGCGAGGCTCGGGTGCAGCTGACGCCGCTGGCGGCGCGCTGGGGATCCGGGCCCGGCGGGGCGGTGGGGGCCGGGCGGCCCGGGCGGCGGCCGCTGCGCCTGCTCTATCTGTGCCCTGCGGGGGGTGGCGCGGCAGTGCAGTGGTCGCGCGTGGAGGAGGGCGTCAACGCCTATTGGTTCCGCGGCCTGCGGCCCGGCACTAACTACTCAGTGTGTCTGGCGCTGGCGGGCGAGGCCTGCCACGTGCAAGTGGTGTTTGCCACCAAGAAGGAATTGCCCTCGCTGCTGGTTATCGTGGCGGTGAGCGTGTTCCTCCTGGTGCTGGCCACCGTGCCCCTGCTGGGCGCCGCCTGCTGCCATCTTTTGGCCAAACACCCGGGTAAGCCTTATCGTCTTATACTGCGGCCACAGGCCCCCGACCCCATGGAGAAACGCATCGCCGCCGACTTCGACCCGCGTGCCTCCTACCTCGAGTCCGAGAAAAGCTACCCGGCAGGCGGCGAGGCAGACGTCGTGGAGCCAGAGGAGGCTCCCGGGGAGGGCCTCGACGAAGACGCGGAGCAGGGGGACCCAGGTGGGGACctgcagagggaggagagtctGGCGGCCTGCTCGCTGGCGGAGTCCCAGTCCAAGGCCAACCAAGAGGAGTTCGAGGCGGGCTCTGAGTACAGTGATCGGCTGCCCCTGGGCGCCGAGGCGGTCAACATCGCCCAGGAAATTAATGGCAATTACAGGCAGACGGCAGGCTGA